The Patescibacteria group bacterium genomic interval GCCATCACTGATGATTTTGACTTAACCTTATTTATGTGCTAAATTTATCCAACAATTTAGCACTTTAACAACGCGACTTTAACCGCAAAACTAAGGCAAAATCGTCCTGATTAATAACTTGGACGAAACCGGAAAGGAAAAATATGATTATTTCTTTTGAGGGCATTGAGTGCGCCGGCAAGGGCGTACAAATTAAAAAAACCGCCGCTTATTTGCGTGACCTTGGTTTGAATTTGGCAATTATGCGCGAACCGGGTGGCACACTTTACGGCGAGGCTATTCGGAAACTATTGAAGAATCCAAAAGAAACCATCCATGCCATTAACCAGGAATTTGCCGACCATGCCGATTACACTGCAGACACCGCCCCGGCGAAAAACCAAGATTTTTCCCGCACCATGGCTTGCGAACTGTTTTTATTTTTGGCCAGTCGGGCCGAATTTATGGCAAAAGCCGTCAAACCGGCTCTAGTAGAAGGCAAAATAGTCTTATGCGATCGCTTAGGCGATTCCTCTGTCGCCTATCAAGGCGGCGGGCATGCCAATGGCGATCCAGCGACAGTCAAATTCATTTCCGACGCCAACCGCTTTGCCCTGCAAGGCGCTAATCCCGACCTGACATTATTCATTGATATTCCAATTGAAACGATGGAAGAACGACTGGCTAAAGAGCATCCCGACAAACTGGCCTTTTTTGAACGGAAATACGGAAAGGATTTTTTTGAACGAGTCAGGAATATGTACGGACAAATCGCCCGGCAAGAACCCGAACGGATCAAAGTAATTGACGGCACCGGCACCAAAGAAGAAGTGTTTGAACGGATAAAACAACAATTGGCTGCCTTAATCGGCAAAAACCAAGGAGCATAAAAATGAAAAACAC includes:
- the tmk gene encoding dTMP kinase gives rise to the protein MIISFEGIECAGKGVQIKKTAAYLRDLGLNLAIMREPGGTLYGEAIRKLLKNPKETIHAINQEFADHADYTADTAPAKNQDFSRTMACELFLFLASRAEFMAKAVKPALVEGKIVLCDRLGDSSVAYQGGGHANGDPATVKFISDANRFALQGANPDLTLFIDIPIETMEERLAKEHPDKLAFFERKYGKDFFERVRNMYGQIARQEPERIKVIDGTGTKEEVFERIKQQLAALIGKNQGA